The genome window AAAAATATTTTCGGGTTTCAAATCTCGATGCACAAAGGCAAACTGATTTAAATACTCAACCCCATCCAATAATTGATGAAATAACGGTAACACGCGATCATGTGCCAAATCTTCGGCGATCAAATCCTTCAAGGTTTTTGGATACAATGGCATCACATAAAACGGCTGTGCCTCACCATCAACGGTGACAAAATCGGTCGTTACCGCTCGCAACAGATGGTCATGCGTGTGCTTTGCGGCAAAACGCATTTCATTCTCAAAGCGTCTAAACTGCATTTCATGCTCACTGCGTTTTAATTTACACAAATGCTTTAACGCAAAACGCTGATGCGAATCAGCAACCGCACTGACTTCATACACCAAAGAACCACTTCCCCCTTCGCCTAATTGACGAATGACTTGGAAGTCACCATGATCAGCAGTGTGATAAATCATTAACATAAAATTTACCATAGTCATTAGAAGAATATAATAAAAAACTTAGAAAAATAATAACAATTCGGATAAAAAAATAACAAGTATTTTTTATTATTTTAGAAAACAACTGTTTAATTAAAAAACCAAGCATTTTACTATAGTTTTAATCCCGTTTATCGACTGCATTTTTTCTGACAACCAGTCGGACAGAAAAATTAACCGAATAAGGAATAATAATACATGTTTGCTCAACTGTTGCACAGCCTAATAACACACCTTCCCCAATACAGTCAAGAAGGCGGACACCATACTTCTGTCAGTCGAGAACAACTACAACATGCTTTACAAAATACAGGCAATGATCCCCAAGCGGTTGCTGTTTTACTTGACCTGATTGAACGCCTACTCAGCAGCACAGCCACCCTCGAACCTGCTGTATTAGCCCAACAGCAGTGGCAATTTATCTCATTTCCTGCGCGTTTATTTGTCCTTTCCCTGCTACAAACCTTACTTGATTCTGACGTACAACTATTGCCTGCCACTTTTTGGCGCAGTGATCGCTACGAACATTCGCATACTGTGGATCAACAACATGAATTACTTGCTGCTTTAGAAACTCGCCGCGTACAACAACATCGTGGTGAAAAACCCGCCCCGATTCGCTTTGTTGCTATTGCGGCGGCGTGGTTCAAATTGGGACAACATTTTTTATTACATCGCCGCGAAATGAGCAAAATTCGGGATAATCACGGCGAATATGTCTTAATTGGAGGACGAGTGTGTTATGAAGATGTCGCGGCTTGCGACATTGCACCCGCCGCCGTCATGACGCGACTGAACCAACTGCAACAATTGCCGTTGGCCGCATTTGAAATGGCTTTAAAAAGGGAAATTACTGAAGAAACAGACTTAGAATATGAAGAAGATTATGAATTTACCCATTGGCAAGCCTTAAAACCTTGTTGCTGGTTAGCAGGGACTGCCGCAGATTATTCTTACACCGAATATACCGTACACTATTTTGAAATCCAATTAACCTTAACAGGATTTTTAAAATTAGTACAAAAAGAACAAAACAATCCTTATCACTTTACCCGTTTTACTCAAGAAGAATTATGGGCAGGAAAACAAGTGGCAGGTCATAAAACAAATATGCACATTTTCAAACATCATTTAGCCTACAATGAACAGGATTTTTTAACACAATTAACCGCATTACCTGCGAGTTTTACGCGACATTATTTATTTACAAAAGACAGTGATCGCATCACGCTACCTTTAACCAATCAAACCCCTTTACGCAAAGGAATTAATGGCAAAGAAAAGCCTTATAAACAACTTGAATTAACTTTATTACAATGCCAATTACTTTGGTTATTAGGTGCAGCGGCGCGGGGTTTTTCTTTACACACCTGCCATAGCCAATTAAACGTATTAGAATATGGTTGGTTAAAAACTACTGATCCAAAAATGAATGCTGAATTAAAAACCCTTGCCAATCAACTAAAAATTGTTCATTTGCCATTAATTGAAGTTTTTGCCGATCATTATTTTCATTTAACCGTACAACCCAACTGCATTTTCTTTGATGAAGCCAACTTTAATTTTACCTTAACTCCGCTGGTAGAAAACCAAAAATACCGTATCCAAGTTCACAGTGCGGCCGTCACTACCCCTTTAGCTACTATTTGCGCTTTCAACAGCCCTTGTGTAGAAATTACAAAAGACCTCGCCGCCGACATCGTCCACATCCAACAACACGACTTAGCCTACAGCGAAGACAAACGACTGGATGATCGTTTTCGCAAAGGTGTGGAATTGCCGCTGGGTTTAACAGAAATGGGATTAAGGCGATTACTGCGAATTGAACAGAAATACTACCGTTTAACCTGTAAATCAACAAACGATATGAGATAAAAAAAGATGCTTCTTTTGTTAGAATCAGAATTTTCAAAATTAAAGAATTGACAAAATCAACGCGCTTTGAAAAATAAAAAAATAAATGATATACCAAAAAGATATGATTCATAGAATCCTTATTTTGTCAGAATCAGAATTTACAGAATTAAAGAATTTTCAAAATTGACTCTTGCAAGTCGTTTATTTTTAATCGATTTTTAATTCTTTAATTCTGAAAATCCGAAAATTCTGTAAATTCTGATTCTGACAGAAAAATTTTATGAATGACTTAATTTTGGTATAGGTACAAAATTAATTCTGAAAATTCTGATTCAAACAAAATATAAAAACGGACAAAAGTTTTAATAAGGTTTTTGCGCAATAATAAAAAATTGTTTTCCAAAAAATGGCCACGCCCAGGGCATTTTTAAATACCATTTCACTAACAAGGGATGAGTCGGCAAACGACCTTGCGTGGTATAAGGTAAGAAACGCGCAATTTTTAGCTGAATCGTAAAGTTTTTTAGCTGCAAAACTTCACTTAATGAACGATCCGTTAAACCCAAATGATGATCATAAAAATCCCAATATTCGCCCGCTAAATAACGCAAATTCGGCCCCAGAATAAAATAACGTCCACCCGGTTTAAGCGCACACCACACTTGATCTAAAAAATGTTCTAATGCCTGTTTATGGGGTAAATGTTCTAAAAAATTAGAAGTAAATACCACATCTGCACTTTCTTGAATAATTGATCCCATTTCGGATGCGGCGCATTGTTTAAATTCAATATTGGGTTGTAAGAAATGCACACTGTCTGGATTTAAATCTAGGGCAATTTTTCGCTGGGCTTGAATATGATTAATAAATTCACCATAACCACAAGCCACATCCACCACAGTGGCTTGTGGGGGAATAAATGCTTGTAAATAATCCTGACAAATTACCTGCCAAATGGCATTTTTTCTTGGCAATTGGTTATCGGCGAAACGAATTTTATATAATTCTGCTAAATGATCAGCGTCCATATTCGGTATCTTTAAAGGTAAAAAATTTGTAAATTAAAAACGTCGCTAACATCGGAATAGCCACCGCAATACCATGCGCAATAGCTTGCGGATAAAACAACATTCCAAAAATTTGAAATAAATATTCCAAAAAAACAGCCGCTCCCCAAACTAAAGGTAAAAAAGCCAAATTAACCCCCACAAAATCACGGGCTTGCTGCCATTTTGGTTTTTGAGCATGAGGAAAAACAAAAATACTATTGAGAAGAAACGCAACCATCATTCCAATGCCATAAGCCAATAATACCGCCCATGCAAAAGACATCCAATGATTTAAAATAATTCGCGCTAACCAATGCAATAAAGCCGCAGTCCCTCCCACCATAATAAATCCTAAAAATTGCATACTAAAAAAATAACGAATCACAATATTGCGTCCTTAGCCATTTTTCTCCCAAAAGCAACGCTTTCTGAAATGCCACGATCTTCAGGATAATAATAAGAAGTATCCGCTACCCATAAGCCTTTAATTGGTAAAGCCACAGGCGGTAATGTTTTTAAAAATTCAGGTGAACAAATCGGCTGCGCAAAACGATAACGACTGGCACGAAGCTCAATAAAATCTTCTTCTATTAAATCAGGATTAATGGTCATTAAATAACGCTTCACTTTATGTAAAAAAACTGCATTATCGTCTCGATAATGAGGATGATCCCCCGGCATATAAAAAGGAATGTAAACAATATGGCATCCCTCAATCGGCTGCAAATTAGTGTATTCAACTAAGCCCGGAATATCCATTGTTTCATTATTAATATTCAACCAAAAATAATCCGTTAATGCTCTTTTTAACTTTACAATCACACAAACCACAGCAATATTATGAATGGCTTTAAATTGTTGTAAAATGGTTTCGGGTAAATCAGGCATTAATTGCGGCACATAAGGCAATGGAATGGTACTAATGACCCGTTCAAAAGGATAAAATTGCTCATTTGTTTGAATACCTTGCACTTTTCCATGACTTATTACGACTTTTTGCACGGGCGTTTTTAACAAAATTTCTCCATTTAAGGCTTCAATTTTATTTTTTAGTGCGTCTAATAAAGTGTTTGATCCACCTGTTAAATAGCCTAATTTTTCTTTAAATAAATGATAACGAGAGCGGCCAATGCGTCGGATGCGGCTCCAAATCCATGCCGCGGACAATTGATCGGTGTAATGGTAAAATTTATACTGAAATAAAGGCTGCCACAAGGTGCGATAAGCCTCCTCCCCCACCCAACTGCGAATCCAAGTCACAGCATCTTTTTTGTCTAAATCCTGCCAATGATTGCGTTTAGCCGCGAAAAACGCATGTAATCCATAGCGAATTTTTGCCAACAGACTTAAACCCGAAAATGTCAGCAAAGCCCACGGATCGCCCCAGTTTTGCAAGCGACCTTGAAAATAATAGCCCATGCGCGTTGATGTCCAACACAGGTGATCGGCTAAATCCAATTCTTCTAATAGCGTAAAAAGCGCATTATCTGAAGTGCAATGAAAGTGATAATAACGCTCAATTTTTACCCCAGAAAAATCAAAACAAGCCGTCATTCCGCCCACTCGATCATCCGCTTCAAAAACAACAGGAATATATCCATCCAGTGCCAATTGATAAGCCACTGCTAATCCCATCGGGCCTGCGCCTAATACCGCAATTCTTTTTGAATCAATGGTCACCTAAAACTCCAAAATAACATGACTAAATTCAGGGTGACAAAAAGTTTGCGCAACGGCTTGTGCAAATGGTGTCGGAGTAACATTAAAAATACTTGGCCAATCAATGACTTCAAATTCATCATGAGTGACTAAAGCTTTTAATTGTTTCACGGTAAAAGGCGGGTCTTTATCAAATAATCCCCACGTATAAAGCAGAAAATAAAATAAAGAATAGGGAATTTTAATAATGTGACTTTTGGCATGAATGGTTTTTTTAATCACACGGATCATGTCTATATAATCAATCCGTTCTAAACCAGAAATATTAAACGTTTCATTTTTAATAGGATTTTCTAAACAACGGATAATAATATGTGCGAAATCTCCCACATAAAGCGGTTGCCGCATATATTTACCGTTACCGGGAATGGGAAATAGTGGCACTTTCTGCATAAAACGAGATAACCAGCCTAAATGTTTGCGATCAAACCAACCAAACATCAGCGTTGGACGTAAAATCACGTGTTCAATACCGCTGGATTTAACTCTATCTTCTTGAATTTTCTTGGTTTCTGTATAATCGTCACACGCCAGCGACATCACCACTGAAGAGCTAATATGAACCAAAAAAGGCACGTGATACTGGTGCATGGCGGCCAACACGCATTCGGTGCTGGTGACATTGTTTCTAAAAAATACTTCAGATTCTAATCCGCCAATTTGTGCTTGTAACATGACGACGGCGGCAGCATCAGCAAAATGCTGTTCCCACGCGCCCGATTCGGCTAAATCCGCATATTCAATGACAATATCCGGGTGCAAACGGCGCATTATCTCCAAATTATTGCGATGCTTATCCAACACAACAATGTGATGATAGCCTTGTTGTTTTAAATAAACGACCACATTTTGTCCCACTAAACCCGCTCCACCGGGCAAAATGATTTTTTTTGAATTCATTTATATCTCGTCTGAAAAAATCGTCATTGAATGATGGGGGAAATCGGTAATGGATGGGTTAATGATTCCGCCGCTGTCTTACCGTCTCATACAGGCAAATTCCTGTTGCCACGGAAACATTAAGGCTTTCCACCCGTCCTAACATGGGAAGATGGGCT of Thioflexithrix psekupsensis contains these proteins:
- a CDS encoding NAD(P)/FAD-dependent oxidoreductase; the protein is MTIDSKRIAVLGAGPMGLAVAYQLALDGYIPVVFEADDRVGGMTACFDFSGVKIERYYHFHCTSDNALFTLLEELDLADHLCWTSTRMGYYFQGRLQNWGDPWALLTFSGLSLLAKIRYGLHAFFAAKRNHWQDLDKKDAVTWIRSWVGEEAYRTLWQPLFQYKFYHYTDQLSAAWIWSRIRRIGRSRYHLFKEKLGYLTGGSNTLLDALKNKIEALNGEILLKTPVQKVVISHGKVQGIQTNEQFYPFERVISTIPLPYVPQLMPDLPETILQQFKAIHNIAVVCVIVKLKRALTDYFWLNINNETMDIPGLVEYTNLQPIEGCHIVYIPFYMPGDHPHYRDDNAVFLHKVKRYLMTINPDLIEEDFIELRASRYRFAQPICSPEFLKTLPPVALPIKGLWVADTSYYYPEDRGISESVAFGRKMAKDAIL
- a CDS encoding protein kinase domain-containing protein; protein product: MLMIYHTADHGDFQVIRQLGEGGSGSLVYEVSAVADSHQRFALKHLCKLKRSEHEMQFRRFENEMRFAAKHTHDHLLRAVTTDFVTVDGEAQPFYVMPLYPKTLKDLIAEDLAHDRVLPLFHQLLDGVEYLNQFAFVHRDLKPENIFYDAVNDRLIIADFGITDFTASADFALVETEVGVRLMSARYGSPEQVHMGYKPHPFFRDSGEIGLAADIYALGAILHEMFTREMMSSPNAYDSIVEYVIYQMYRSIFGDLPYLDLDGVDYGFYGDA
- a CDS encoding NAD-dependent epimerase/dehydratase family protein, translating into MNSKKIILPGGAGLVGQNVVVYLKQQGYHHIVVLDKHRNNLEIMRRLHPDIVIEYADLAESGAWEQHFADAAAVVMLQAQIGGLESEVFFRNNVTSTECVLAAMHQYHVPFLVHISSSVVMSLACDDYTETKKIQEDRVKSSGIEHVILRPTLMFGWFDRKHLGWLSRFMQKVPLFPIPGNGKYMRQPLYVGDFAHIIIRCLENPIKNETFNISGLERIDYIDMIRVIKKTIHAKSHIIKIPYSLFYFLLYTWGLFDKDPPFTVKQLKALVTHDEFEVIDWPSIFNVTPTPFAQAVAQTFCHPEFSHVILEF
- a CDS encoding class I SAM-dependent methyltransferase, producing the protein MDADHLAELYKIRFADNQLPRKNAIWQVICQDYLQAFIPPQATVVDVACGYGEFINHIQAQRKIALDLNPDSVHFLQPNIEFKQCAASEMGSIIQESADVVFTSNFLEHLPHKQALEHFLDQVWCALKPGGRYFILGPNLRYLAGEYWDFYDHHLGLTDRSLSEVLQLKNFTIQLKIARFLPYTTQGRLPTHPLLVKWYLKMPWAWPFFGKQFFIIAQKPY
- a CDS encoding GtrA family protein, encoding MIRYFFSMQFLGFIMVGGTAALLHWLARIILNHWMSFAWAVLLAYGIGMMVAFLLNSIFVFPHAQKPKWQQARDFVGVNLAFLPLVWGAAVFLEYLFQIFGMLFYPQAIAHGIAVAIPMLATFLIYKFFTFKDTEYGR